One Deltaproteobacteria bacterium DNA segment encodes these proteins:
- the gmhB gene encoding D-glycero-beta-D-manno-heptose 1,7-bisphosphate 7-phosphatase: MHAAVFLDRDGTINEEMGYINHPDRFILLPGVAAAIKRINHSGLKVVVVTNQAGAARGYFPVEMIDRVHQKMQVLLEREGAFLDGIYTCSHAPEGEGETGEPCSCRKPQIGLLQQAAAELHIDLQKSYVVGDRFKDMEMAHNAGCKGVLVLTGYGKGELEFLAHVSRVKPTHVAADLPAAVDWIIQDAERPI, encoded by the coding sequence ATGCATGCCGCGGTGTTTCTGGACAGAGATGGTACCATAAACGAGGAGATGGGTTACATCAACCATCCGGACCGCTTTATATTGCTGCCAGGTGTGGCAGCGGCCATCAAGAGAATCAACCACAGTGGCCTCAAAGTGGTGGTGGTCACCAATCAGGCTGGGGCAGCGCGGGGATATTTTCCTGTGGAAATGATTGACCGCGTGCACCAGAAGATGCAGGTCTTGCTGGAAAGGGAAGGGGCCTTTCTTGATGGCATTTATACTTGTAGTCATGCACCGGAGGGTGAGGGAGAGACAGGTGAACCGTGTTCGTGCCGCAAACCGCAAATTGGCTTGCTGCAGCAAGCTGCAGCAGAATTGCACATTGACCTCCAGAAGTCTTATGTGGTAGGTGACCGCTTCAAGGATATGGAGATGGCCCATAATGCCGGCTGCAAGGGCGTGCTGGTCCTCACCGGATATGGCAAGGGTGAGCTGGAGTTTCTTGCCCATGTCAGCAGGGTAAAACCGACTCATGTGGCCGCTGACCTGCCAGCAGCAGTTGACTGGATAATCCAGGATGCAGAAAGGCCAATTTGA
- the waaC gene encoding lipopolysaccharide heptosyltransferase I, translating to MNILIVKLSSLGDVIHTLPALAALRRHYPEASIRWLVEEPAAELLEYYPGIDEVVVCSRRSWLRMLERPSCWPGLLREIREFCVRLRRHHYDIVIDLQGLIKSAFWVALARGQRKIGFARSRELSWLVLNEKLPPYNPEQHAVERYLQIPRYLGCNGENLEVQRFWTSAEAERMESKLRRETTAGTGPLVVFHPVSRWPSKSWPVGNFALLARELVRKHRATVVMTGAAVDRGKVSRIIEQANISRVFNWAGSTNLRELACLCRRAAVVVSTDSGPMHLAAAVGTGVVGLFGPTAPWRTGPYGGGHVVLRADLECSPCFRRNCQSMECMNALEVDKVAQAVDYVLRRECP from the coding sequence ATGAATATCCTTATCGTCAAATTGAGTTCTCTTGGAGACGTGATACACACTCTGCCGGCTCTTGCAGCACTGAGGCGTCATTATCCTGAGGCCTCAATCAGATGGCTGGTGGAGGAGCCTGCGGCAGAGCTGCTCGAGTACTATCCTGGCATTGACGAGGTGGTTGTCTGCTCCCGACGCAGCTGGCTGCGAATGCTGGAGAGGCCTTCCTGCTGGCCAGGGCTGCTCCGTGAGATCAGGGAATTCTGTGTGCGATTGCGCCGGCACCACTACGACATTGTCATTGACCTGCAGGGGCTCATAAAGAGTGCTTTCTGGGTGGCTTTGGCTAGAGGACAGAGGAAGATCGGCTTCGCTCGCAGCCGGGAACTGAGCTGGCTAGTTCTGAACGAGAAGCTCCCCCCTTACAATCCCGAGCAACATGCAGTGGAGCGCTACCTGCAAATTCCTCGTTATCTAGGCTGCAACGGAGAAAACCTCGAGGTACAGAGGTTCTGGACAAGCGCTGAAGCGGAGCGGATGGAGAGTAAACTCAGGAGAGAGACCACTGCAGGAACAGGGCCGCTGGTGGTTTTTCATCCAGTGAGCAGGTGGCCAAGCAAGAGCTGGCCGGTGGGGAACTTTGCTCTGTTGGCCCGCGAGCTGGTGCGGAAGCACCGGGCCACCGTAGTTATGACCGGAGCCGCAGTTGACCGCGGCAAGGTTTCACGTATTATAGAACAAGCAAACATATCCCGGGTGTTCAACTGGGCCGGTTCTACCAATTTGAGGGAGCTTGCCTGCCTCTGCCGCCGAGCAGCAGTGGTTGTCAGCACAGATAGCGGCCCCATGCATCTGGCTGCAGCCGTAGGAACCGGAGTTGTTGGCCTTTTCGGCCCTACAGCTCCATGGCGCACCGGCCCATATGGAGGGGGTCACGTGGTGCTGCGGGCGGACCTCGAGTGCAGTCCGTGCTTTCGCCGCAATTGCCAGAGCATGGAATGCATGAACGCCTTGGAGGTGGACAAGGTAGCCCAGGCAGTGGATTACGTGTTACGGAGGGAGTGCCCATGA
- a CDS encoding Trm112 family protein yields the protein MTISKELLDILACPKCKGEIYLNETEDGLICENCKLVYEIRDDIPIMLIDEAKPLA from the coding sequence ATGACGATAAGCAAGGAATTGCTGGACATACTTGCCTGTCCAAAGTGCAAGGGAGAGATTTACTTGAACGAGACAGAGGACGGTCTCATTTGCGAAAACTGCAAGCTTGTCTATGAAATAAGAGACGATATTCCTATCATGTTGATTGACGAGGCCAAACCATTGGCCTGA
- a CDS encoding lysophospholipid acyltransferase family protein yields the protein MAQSPFARIPHIRLVRAGKLLGSCLYLLDRRHRLIVRRNLQFVFSSMPSQAVRRLSIAVFQHVAITALEVLQVSSFERKDLFQRVRLQGEQHLQQLARSSKGGIFISAHLGNWEIGHIYASCYLQPPLFLVAKDVRPASLNSMVNAIRTRFGSTIISKKRALAPMRRVLKDGGLLGLLIDQGVSRTEGVDISFFGHRVSATPVVALLARRYDCPVVPGFCLRESDGQLTLIIKPPLDLQKTADFHYDIKVNTQKMYDVIEEAIRAYPDQWFWFHKRWKRYHAFLYPEEMARYERRRKRKKASRKKRKRSKSL from the coding sequence ATGGCCCAGTCGCCGTTTGCTCGCATACCCCACATACGCCTTGTGAGAGCCGGAAAGCTCTTGGGGTCCTGTCTCTATCTACTGGACAGACGCCACCGGTTGATTGTCAGGCGCAACCTGCAGTTTGTCTTTAGCAGTATGCCCTCTCAGGCAGTGCGCCGGCTGTCCATAGCAGTGTTTCAGCACGTGGCAATTACTGCTCTGGAAGTGCTGCAGGTAAGTTCCTTTGAAAGGAAGGATCTTTTTCAACGAGTTCGTCTGCAAGGTGAACAACATCTGCAACAGCTGGCCAGAAGCAGCAAGGGTGGCATCTTTATATCAGCACATCTGGGGAACTGGGAAATCGGTCATATCTATGCCTCGTGCTACCTGCAGCCCCCCCTGTTCCTGGTGGCAAAAGACGTGAGGCCAGCCAGCTTGAATTCCATGGTGAATGCGATTCGCACCCGCTTCGGCAGTACCATTATCAGCAAGAAAAGGGCGCTGGCGCCCATGAGACGAGTGCTCAAAGACGGTGGCCTTCTCGGGCTGCTCATAGACCAGGGTGTAAGCCGCACGGAAGGCGTGGATATCAGCTTTTTTGGACACAGGGTGTCTGCAACCCCCGTTGTTGCTCTCCTGGCAAGAAGATATGATTGTCCTGTAGTGCCTGGATTTTGTCTAAGAGAGTCGGATGGCCAGTTGACCCTCATTATCAAGCCCCCCCTTGACTTGCAAAAAACGGCAGATTTTCATTACGACATAAAAGTGAATACCCAGAAGATGTATGACGTGATCGAGGAAGCAATCAGGGCATATCCAGACCAGTGGTTCTGGTTCCACAAGAGATGGAAGCGTTATCATGCCTTCCTCTATCCCGAAGAAATGGCCAGGTATGAACGACGCCGGAAAAGAAAGAAAGCTTCTCGAAAGAAAAGGAAAAGATCAAAGTCACTCTAG